The DNA sequence GGCTCGTTTTCTGGGTATCGCCAACACGCTCACCAACGCCTTCGTCACCGACGAGAACGGTGTGCTCACCGGCGAGGTGGTCGAACCGATTCTGTGGGGACCGGGTAAGGCCGCCGCGGTGCAGAAGTTCGCGGCCGAACACGACATCGACCTGCAGGACAGTTACTTCTACGCCGACGGGGACGAAGACGTCGCGCTGATGCATCTGGTCGGCAACCCGCGACCGACGAATCCCGAGGGCAAGATGGCCTCGGTCGCCCGGAAGCGCGGCTGGCCCATCCTGCAGTTCAGCAGCCGCGGCAGCGGAGTCGTCGGCCAGCTGCGGAACCTGGCCGGGCTCGGCTCGATCGTCCCGGTGGGCGCCGGCGCGATCGGGCTGGGCCTGCTGAGCGGCAGCCGGCGCCGGGGCGTCAACTTCTTCACCGCGTTGTTCCCGCAGGTGTTGTTGGGTCTCAATGGTGTGCGGCTCAACGTGATCGGCAAGGAGAACCTCACCGCAACCCGGCCGGCGGTTTTCATTTTCAACCACCGCAACCAGGTCGATCCGGTGATCACCGCCTCGCTGGTGCGCGACAACTGGATCAGCGTCGGCAAACGCGAACTGGAGCGAGATCCGATCGCCGGCCCGCTGGGAAAGCTGACCGAGATGGTGTTCATCGACCGGGACGACGCGGCGGCGGCCGTCGAGTCTCTACACGAGGTCGAGGAACGCGCCAAGCGCGGTCTGTCGGTGGTGATCGCGCCCGAAGGCACCCGGGTGGACACCACCGGGGTGGGCCCGTTCAAAAAGGGGCCGTTCCGGCTCGCCATGGCGGCCGGGATACCGATCGTGCCGGTGATCATCCGCAACGCCGAGGTGGTCGCCGCCCGGGACTCGATAAGCGCTCACCCCGGCACGGTGGACGTCGCGGTGTTCCCGGCGATCTCGGTCGAGGACTGGACGGTCGACACGCTGCCCGAGCGGATCGAACAGGTCCGCCAGCTGTACCTGGACACCCTGGCTGACTGGCCGGTCGACGAGTTGCCGGCCTGGTCGCCCAAGCCAACCGCACCGGTCAAGAAGGCAGCGGCCAAGAAGGCGCCGGCGAAGAAAGCCCCCGCCAAAAAGGCGCCGGCTAGAAAAGCTGCCGCCAAGAAGGCCGTCGCCAAGAAAGTCCCGGCCAAGAAAGCTCCGGCCAAGAAGCCGCCGGCTCCGAAGGGGGAGCAGTGACGACATCACCGGCCCCCGATCCCTCGGGGGCCACCACAACCGCTGACACGCTGGTCTTGGCCTACGTGAAGTCACCGGTGGAGGCCGACCTCGTTCACGAGTGGCTGGAACGGTACCGGGACGGCCGCCGCGGCGACCGTATCGACCTGTTGGAGCTCGACCCGTCGCAGCGCTCACCCGGGGCGATGGCGCGGCTGGTTGGGCACCTCGAACGCGACGAGCGGCGGTCGATCCTGCCGGTGCGGGTCTTCTGGATGCCCCGCGCCGAAGCCTCCGCCCTGAAGCGGGTGGCCGCCTTGCTGCCCGGCCGCAATCCGTATCGGCCCAGCGAACGCCAACAGCGCCAGATCCTGCGTACCGAGTCGTCGCTGGCCCGTGTGGTTGTCGGTGAGCCGGCTAGCGTCGCCGACCTGCGCAGTCAGTGGAGCGAGAACACCGTCGGTGAAAACCCCCGGGACTTCGCACATTTCGTCACGCGTCGGGCGGTGCTGGCGCTAGAGCGTGCCGAGAACCGGATCCTGGGCCCGCAGTACAAGTCGCCGCGGTTGGTGAAACCGGAGATCTTGGCGTCCACCCGTTTCCGCGAGGGACTGCAAGCCATTCCGGGTGCCACCGTCGACGAGGCCGGCAAGATGCTCGACGAGCTGTCCACCGGCTGGAGTCGGGTCTCGGTCGATATGGTCGCCGTCTTGACCCGGATGCTCAGCCGCGGCTTCGACCCCGAGATCGACTACGACGAGTATCAGGTCGCCGCGCTGCGCACCGCCTTGGAGAACCACCCCGCGGTGCTGCTGTTCTCCCACCGCTCCTACATCGACGGCGCGGTCATGCCGGTGGCGATGCAGGAGAACCGGCTTCCGCCGGTCCACGTCTTCGCCGGTATCAACCTGTCGTTCGGCTTGATGGGGCCGTTGCTGCGCCGCTCCGGGGTGATCTTCATCCGCCGCAGCATCGGCAACAACCCGCTCTACAAGTACGTGCTCAAGGAGTACGTCGGCTACGTGATGGAGAAGCGGTTCAACCTGAGCTGGTCCATCGAGGGCACCCGGTCCCGCACCGGCAAGATGCTGCCCCCCAAGCTCGGGCTGATGACCTACGTCGCCGACGCCTACTTGGATGACCGCACTGAAGATGTGCTCCTGCAGGGTGTGTCGATCAGTTTCGACCAGCTGCACGAGACCGACGAGTACGCCGCCTACGCCCGCGGCGGGGAGAAGACCCCCGAGGGGATC is a window from the Mycobacterium sp. SVM_VP21 genome containing:
- a CDS encoding glycerol-3-phosphate 1-O-acyltransferase, with product MTTSPAPDPSGATTTADTLVLAYVKSPVEADLVHEWLERYRDGRRGDRIDLLELDPSQRSPGAMARLVGHLERDERRSILPVRVFWMPRAEASALKRVAALLPGRNPYRPSERQQRQILRTESSLARVVVGEPASVADLRSQWSENTVGENPRDFAHFVTRRAVLALERAENRILGPQYKSPRLVKPEILASTRFREGLQAIPGATVDEAGKMLDELSTGWSRVSVDMVAVLTRMLSRGFDPEIDYDEYQVAALRTALENHPAVLLFSHRSYIDGAVMPVAMQENRLPPVHVFAGINLSFGLMGPLLRRSGVIFIRRSIGNNPLYKYVLKEYVGYVMEKRFNLSWSIEGTRSRTGKMLPPKLGLMTYVADAYLDDRTEDVLLQGVSISFDQLHETDEYAAYARGGEKTPEGIRWLYRFIKAQGERNYGKIYVRFPEAVSMRQYLGAPDGSTATDPDAKRLAMQKMAIEVAWRIQRVTPISATGLVSALLLTTHGLALTLDQIHHSLQAGLDYLERKQTPISTSALRLRSRDGVRAAVDALSNGHPVTRVDGGRESVWRIAPEDEHAASFYRNSVIHAFLETSIVELALAHAGRGEGDRLDAFWTQAMRLRDLLKFDFYFADSASFRDNIAEEMSWFGDWQARVGAGGAEIDGILSEKTPVTSDVMLRVFFESYAIVADVLCDAPDDIGENELTQLALGVGRQYVAQGRVRSSESVSTLLFATACQVVADQGLLKPAPDLAGRRKAFRAELRAILQDSDHIARIAREAFAARDMEVRRHWRGLSR